In Ferribacterium limneticum, a genomic segment contains:
- the fliR gene encoding flagellar biosynthetic protein FliR, with protein MLSITTAQLDAWIVAFAYPLTRILAFIATSPLWGSAGIPQRTRLLLGIAIAMAIAPALPPMPTVAPASLAGLWILAQQMLIGIGMGFAARIVFAAVDVAGEFIGAQMGLGFATAYDPLSSSQTPVIGEFIGLISFLLFLSLNGHLMYVATLAQSFYAIPVSATPLAAASWLNLVELGSKMFSVGVLLSLPVVVALMITNIALAVLTRAAPQLNIFALGFPLTMIGGFIALAVSMNYLATPLQALYEYALSAILGFAVPANQ; from the coding sequence ATGCTCAGCATAACCACGGCACAACTGGACGCCTGGATTGTTGCCTTTGCCTATCCGCTGACCCGCATTCTGGCCTTTATCGCCACCTCGCCACTTTGGGGCTCAGCGGGCATTCCCCAGCGCACCCGGCTCCTTCTCGGCATTGCTATCGCCATGGCCATCGCCCCGGCCCTGCCCCCCATGCCAACCGTCGCGCCAGCCTCGCTGGCCGGCCTCTGGATACTGGCGCAGCAAATGCTGATCGGCATCGGCATGGGCTTCGCTGCCCGCATTGTCTTCGCCGCCGTCGATGTCGCCGGCGAATTCATCGGTGCCCAGATGGGACTGGGCTTCGCAACCGCCTACGACCCTTTGAGCTCCTCGCAAACGCCGGTGATCGGCGAGTTCATCGGGCTCATCAGCTTCCTGCTATTTCTCTCACTGAATGGCCACCTGATGTATGTCGCCACGCTGGCGCAGAGCTTTTACGCCATACCGGTCAGCGCAACACCCTTGGCGGCGGCTAGCTGGCTGAATCTGGTCGAACTCGGGTCAAAAATGTTTTCGGTCGGGGTATTGCTCTCGCTCCCCGTGGTGGTCGCTCTGATGATCACCAATATTGCGCTGGCCGTCCTCACCCGGGCCGCACCCCAACTGAATATTTTTGCGCTCGGTTTCCCGCTCACGATGATCGGCGGCTTCATCGCCCTGGCCGTCAGCATGAACTATCTGGCCACTCCGTTGCAGGCGCTCTACGAATATGCACTGAGCGCAATACTGGGCTTCGCCGTCCCCGCCAATCAGTAG
- the fliQ gene encoding flagellar biosynthesis protein FliQ → MTPGVVMEIGRQAIEVTLVMAAPMLLSALVVGLIVSIFQAATQLNEATLQFVPKLVVMFMVLILVGPWMLEYMMDYIQRLFESIPQLIG, encoded by the coding sequence ATGACGCCGGGCGTCGTCATGGAAATCGGCCGGCAGGCCATTGAGGTCACGTTGGTCATGGCGGCGCCGATGCTGCTCTCGGCTCTGGTCGTCGGCTTGATCGTCAGTATCTTTCAGGCGGCGACCCAGCTTAACGAAGCGACCCTGCAGTTTGTCCCGAAACTGGTCGTCATGTTCATGGTCCTGATCCTCGTCGGCCCCTGGATGCTGGAATACATGATGGACTACATCCAGCGTCTGTTCGAAAGCATTCCGCAGCTGATCGGCTGA
- the fliP gene encoding flagellar type III secretion system pore protein FliP (The bacterial flagellar biogenesis protein FliP forms a type III secretion system (T3SS)-type pore required for flagellar assembly.) gives MLRRTILGLSLLLPPILAMAQVGGLPSVTSTPGSGGGTTYSLTIETLVLLTALTFLPAVILMMTSFTRIIIVLSLLRHAMGTQTSPPNQILVGLALFLTFFVMSPTLDKVYTDAYLPLSENKINIAQAGERAAVPMRSFMLRQTREADIAMLANVAKADKFEKPEDIPLRVLIPAFVISELKTAFQIGFIIFIPFLIIDMVVASLLMSMGMMMMSPVMVALPFKLMLFVLVDGWHLVIGSLVKSFNP, from the coding sequence ATGCTTAGGCGCACCATCCTCGGGCTGAGCCTGCTTCTCCCCCCGATTCTGGCCATGGCCCAGGTCGGCGGTCTGCCTTCAGTCACCAGCACGCCCGGCAGCGGCGGCGGGACTACCTACAGCCTGACCATCGAGACCCTGGTCCTTCTTACCGCACTGACCTTCCTGCCAGCCGTCATCCTGATGATGACGAGCTTTACCCGCATCATCATCGTGCTCTCCTTGCTCCGCCATGCCATGGGAACGCAAACCTCACCGCCGAACCAGATTCTGGTCGGGCTGGCGCTGTTCCTGACCTTCTTCGTCATGTCACCGACCCTCGACAAGGTCTACACCGACGCCTATCTTCCGCTCTCGGAAAACAAGATCAATATCGCTCAGGCCGGCGAACGGGCCGCGGTTCCTATGCGCAGCTTCATGCTCCGGCAGACCCGGGAAGCCGATATCGCCATGCTGGCGAACGTCGCCAAAGCCGACAAATTCGAAAAGCCCGAAGACATCCCGCTGCGCGTGCTGATTCCCGCTTTCGTCATCAGCGAACTGAAGACCGCGTTCCAGATCGGCTTCATCATATTCATCCCCTTCCTGATCATTGACATGGTGGTCGCCAGTTTGCTCATGTCGATGGGCATGATGATGATGTCGCCGGTCATGGTCGCCCTGCCCTTCAAGCTGATGCTCTTCGTTCTGGTTGATGGCTGGCATCTGGTCATCGGCTCGCTGGTCAAAAGCTTCAACCCATGA
- the fliO gene encoding flagellar biosynthetic protein FliO yields the protein MLRLLTPLLLPLSAWGSDAANPGIPAGTYLQATLALLLILGLLFGTAWLARKLSGGKGFGQGSMKIVGGVALGPRERIVLVEVGDTWLVVGIVPGQIRTLHQLPKGTALDIESATGAAQAPFAQWLKSIRERQNNA from the coding sequence TTGCTGCGCCTACTCACTCCCCTGCTGCTGCCGCTCTCCGCGTGGGGTAGCGATGCCGCCAACCCGGGCATTCCGGCCGGCACCTACCTGCAGGCAACCCTGGCCCTGCTCCTCATCCTCGGACTGCTGTTCGGCACCGCCTGGCTGGCCCGCAAGCTGTCGGGCGGCAAGGGATTCGGCCAGGGCAGCATGAAAATCGTCGGCGGCGTGGCGCTTGGCCCGCGCGAACGTATCGTACTGGTCGAGGTGGGTGACACATGGCTGGTCGTCGGTATCGTTCCCGGACAAATTCGCACCCTGCATCAACTCCCCAAGGGAACAGCTTTGGATATTGAATCGGCCACCGGCGCAGCGCAAGCGCCGTTTGCCCAGTGGCTCAAATCCATCAGAGAGCGCCAGAACAATGCTTAG
- the fliN gene encoding flagellar motor switch protein FliN, which produces MADDIENMETPAEDAGQISEDDWAAAMAEQVVSDGAAATAQPADIFPSFSAPLGQGGIMNELDMILDIPVQITVELGRTKITIKNLLQLAHGSVVELDAMAGEPMDVLVNGTLIAQGEVVVVNDKFGIRLTDIITPSERMRKLNR; this is translated from the coding sequence ATGGCTGACGATATCGAAAACATGGAAACCCCCGCCGAGGACGCCGGCCAGATCAGCGAGGATGACTGGGCTGCCGCCATGGCGGAACAGGTCGTCAGCGATGGCGCCGCGGCCACCGCCCAACCGGCTGACATCTTTCCGTCCTTCTCTGCGCCATTGGGCCAGGGCGGGATAATGAACGAACTCGACATGATTCTCGACATTCCTGTCCAGATCACCGTCGAGCTTGGCCGGACCAAGATCACAATCAAGAATCTGCTGCAGCTGGCGCACGGCTCGGTCGTCGAACTCGACGCGATGGCTGGCGAGCCGATGGACGTCCTGGTCAATGGCACACTCATCGCGCAAGGCGAAGTCGTCGTCGTCAATGACAAATTCGGTATCCGCCTGACCGACATCATCACGCCCTCGGAGCGCATGCGTAAGCTCAACCGCTGA
- the fliM gene encoding flagellar motor switch protein FliM has protein sequence MAGDFLSQDEVDALLKGVTGETDEPDDSEGEGGGIRSYNLGTQERIVRGRMPTLELVNERFARYLRIGLFNYMHRNAEISVGPIRVQKYSEFIRNLVVPTNLNLVIAKPLRGTALFVFDPNLVFLVVDNMFGGDGRFHTRVEGRDFTATEQRIIQGLLNVVFAEYSKSWKPVYDINFEYIRSEMNSQFANIATPSEIVVSTTFTLEFGGATADMHICFPYSMLEPIRDLLYSTMQSDQLSTDKRWIGTLRKQLQGAEVEIVAHLGTGKISLREILNLKEGDVIPLNLSPRIEAQVDNVPLMECTYGQQNGQYALKVERFIAASPDAPPGEPVMGEKNG, from the coding sequence ATGGCAGGAGATTTCCTATCCCAGGACGAGGTTGACGCCCTACTCAAGGGCGTCACCGGCGAGACCGACGAACCCGACGATAGCGAAGGGGAAGGCGGCGGGATACGTTCGTACAATCTTGGCACCCAGGAACGGATCGTCCGCGGCCGGATGCCGACGCTGGAACTGGTCAACGAGCGCTTCGCGCGCTACCTGCGCATTGGCCTGTTCAACTACATGCATCGCAATGCGGAAATATCGGTCGGCCCGATCCGTGTGCAGAAATACAGCGAGTTCATCCGCAACCTGGTCGTCCCGACCAACCTGAATCTGGTCATCGCCAAGCCCTTGCGCGGCACGGCGCTGTTCGTCTTCGATCCAAATCTGGTGTTTCTGGTCGTCGACAACATGTTCGGCGGTGATGGCCGTTTTCACACCCGGGTTGAAGGGCGTGATTTCACGGCCACCGAACAGCGCATCATCCAGGGTTTGCTGAACGTCGTCTTCGCCGAGTACAGCAAATCGTGGAAACCCGTCTACGACATCAACTTCGAATACATTCGTTCGGAGATGAACTCGCAGTTCGCCAACATCGCGACGCCATCCGAAATCGTTGTTTCAACGACCTTCACGCTTGAATTCGGCGGCGCGACGGCAGACATGCACATCTGCTTTCCCTACTCGATGCTCGAGCCGATCCGTGACCTGCTCTACAGCACGATGCAAAGCGACCAGCTTTCGACCGACAAGCGCTGGATCGGTACGCTGCGCAAACAGTTGCAAGGGGCGGAAGTTGAAATCGTCGCGCACCTGGGAACGGGAAAAATATCGCTGCGCGAAATTCTGAACCTCAAGGAGGGCGACGTCATTCCCCTCAACCTGTCGCCAAGAATCGAAGCGCAGGTGGATAACGTGCCCTTGATGGAATGTACCTATGGCCAGCAAAATGGCCAGTACGCACTTAAAGTCGAGCGATTCATCGCTGCTTCGCCCGACGCACCGCCCGGGGAACCGGTGATGGGAGAGAAAAATGGCTGA
- a CDS encoding flagellar basal body-associated FliL family protein, whose translation MAKDAKPAEEGAEAPPKKSKKLLIIILAVVLLVVLGGGAAFMLLKPGDHAEDDEENAEETAKPAKKKDKKKDKEAHPVFINLDAFTVNLVPETGDQYLQVALSLEVEDATAEPDIKTKMPKIRNNLTLLLSSKKASELLPKAGKEQLAEALKDEINSVIEPPVKNKKGVAEAPDGPVKAVLFTSFIIQ comes from the coding sequence ATGGCCAAGGATGCCAAGCCAGCCGAAGAAGGGGCAGAAGCCCCCCCAAAAAAAAGCAAAAAACTGTTGATCATCATCCTTGCCGTCGTTCTTCTGGTCGTTCTGGGTGGAGGCGCAGCCTTCATGTTGCTCAAGCCGGGCGATCACGCCGAGGACGACGAAGAGAACGCCGAAGAAACGGCCAAGCCGGCGAAAAAGAAAGACAAGAAAAAGGACAAGGAAGCCCATCCTGTCTTTATCAATCTGGACGCGTTTACGGTCAATTTGGTGCCCGAGACTGGCGATCAGTATCTGCAGGTAGCGCTCTCGCTTGAAGTTGAAGATGCGACCGCCGAGCCGGACATCAAAACCAAGATGCCGAAGATTCGCAACAATCTGACGCTCTTGCTGTCATCGAAAAAGGCATCGGAACTCTTGCCCAAGGCTGGCAAGGAACAACTGGCGGAAGCCCTCAAGGACGAGATCAATTCCGTCATCGAGCCCCCCGTCAAGAACAAGAAAGGTGTAGCCGAAGCACCTGACGGCCCGGTCAAGGCAGTCCTGTTCACCTCATTCATTATTCAGTAA
- a CDS encoding flagellar hook-length control protein FliK, with product MSIPAVSSVIATIGGKAALPGLGEMVTENGLPLDFAALLAEQIPSSGQTTAALLAAESIPAGQQPNAELLSEIIAQTSLAKDKPLPAPPVIEGNAEDVLAALSASPSLPPTTITEPERKKETEDKEKALAASSPTIPTDPGLAAQYVVPMATPPVQNRLPESVDRNKPDSPPHMAKAEGIEATGKEGRPAVPEQRGSLLSGNTPMASPTTTAATPVSELRIPPRSDTANAAILAGDSNPGNSGSTPAFATALAATGAANGTAAATQQTLPPAITSAINSPNWTQDFGSRVVWLAKNDQQVAQININPPQLGPIQITISINGDQTTAAFASSHPEVRQAIQDSLPQLREMFANAGISLGQANVGSQLPSQNREAAYQFANEARTTGENAILSPDSHASSNPAGIPIQRGRGLVDLFA from the coding sequence ATGAGCATTCCGGCAGTTTCCAGTGTGATCGCCACCATCGGCGGAAAAGCGGCCTTGCCCGGGCTCGGAGAAATGGTCACGGAGAACGGCTTGCCGCTCGACTTCGCCGCCCTTCTTGCCGAACAGATTCCATCATCAGGTCAGACCACAGCGGCTTTGCTAGCGGCCGAAAGCATCCCGGCTGGCCAACAACCGAACGCTGAGTTACTCAGCGAGATCATCGCCCAGACAAGCTTGGCGAAAGACAAGCCATTGCCCGCCCCCCCGGTCATTGAGGGAAACGCCGAGGATGTGCTGGCAGCGCTATCCGCCAGCCCCAGCCTGCCCCCAACGACCATCACCGAACCTGAGCGCAAAAAAGAAACCGAAGACAAGGAGAAGGCGCTCGCGGCCAGTTCGCCCACCATCCCGACAGACCCGGGCTTGGCAGCCCAGTACGTCGTACCCATGGCCACTCCACCCGTCCAGAATCGCCTCCCGGAGAGTGTCGACCGCAACAAACCGGACAGCCCCCCGCATATGGCCAAGGCTGAAGGCATCGAGGCCACGGGCAAGGAGGGACGCCCGGCCGTGCCTGAACAGAGGGGCTCACTCCTCTCCGGCAACACGCCGATGGCCAGCCCCACCACCACAGCAGCGACCCCGGTTAGCGAATTGCGGATTCCTCCGCGCTCAGACACGGCGAATGCGGCAATTCTTGCCGGCGACTCGAATCCTGGCAACAGCGGCTCGACGCCCGCCTTCGCAACAGCACTGGCGGCGACCGGGGCGGCCAATGGCACAGCGGCCGCAACGCAACAAACACTCCCGCCGGCCATCACCAGCGCAATCAATTCACCAAACTGGACTCAGGATTTTGGTTCCCGTGTCGTCTGGCTGGCCAAAAACGACCAGCAGGTCGCCCAGATCAACATCAACCCGCCGCAACTGGGTCCGATCCAGATCACCATTTCGATCAATGGGGACCAGACCACCGCCGCATTCGCCTCGTCACATCCGGAAGTCCGCCAGGCCATTCAGGACTCCCTGCCTCAACTGCGAGAAATGTTCGCGAATGCCGGCATCAGCCTCGGCCAAGCCAATGTTGGCAGCCAATTGCCTTCGCAGAACCGCGAAGCGGCTTATCAATTTGCCAATGAAGCCCGCACCACCGGGGAAAACGCTATACTTTCGCCCGATAGTCACGCAAGCTCCAACCCGGCTGGAATACCCATTCAGCGGGGAAGAGGTTTGGTAGACCTGTTCGCATAA
- the fliJ gene encoding flagellar export protein FliJ — protein sequence MQTRTDEATRQLGQLIAAEQSARSRLQMLEEYRADYAVKLREACQQGLTPMALRNYQDFLARIDEAIGQQTLAVRHSEQNTASGQENWKEQNKRLKAIDTLSHRHDVREKVLDNKQQQKIQEEHTARKYAVRNEEESD from the coding sequence ATGCAGACCCGCACCGACGAAGCCACGCGCCAGCTTGGCCAGTTGATTGCCGCCGAACAAAGCGCCCGGAGCCGCCTGCAAATGCTGGAGGAATATCGTGCTGATTATGCGGTCAAATTGCGCGAGGCCTGCCAGCAAGGGCTGACACCAATGGCACTGCGTAACTACCAGGACTTTCTGGCCCGTATCGACGAAGCAATCGGCCAGCAAACACTGGCCGTTCGCCATTCGGAGCAGAATACAGCGAGCGGTCAGGAAAACTGGAAAGAACAGAACAAGCGCCTGAAAGCCATCGACACCCTCTCGCATCGACACGATGTGCGCGAAAAAGTGCTCGACAACAAACAGCAACAAAAAATCCAGGAAGAACACACGGCACGCAAATATGCCGTGCGCAACGAAGAAGAATCTGACTGA
- the fliI gene encoding flagellar protein export ATPase FliI, giving the protein MTPLPDHVGRWQRFLDGCQLAASSAQPLWPAGRLTRINGLVMEASGLKLPLGSSCHIFPANGAPIEAEVVGFAGEKLYLMPSDDVFGLAPGARVIACDTPNPAPRVDFPIKHKRRAIDRAKQGPVGDELLGRVLDGVGRPLDSKGPLRSNLTRPLQSRPINPMTRAAIEHPLDVGIRSINALLTVGRGQRMGLFAGSGVGKSVLLGMMARYTEAEVIVVGLIGERGREVKEFIEQILGEEGMRRAVVVAAPADTGPLMRLQGAAYATTIAEYFRDQGKQVLLIMDSLTRYAMAQREIALAIGEPPATRGYPPSVFARLPQLVERAGNGPEGGGSMTAFYTVLAEGDDQQDPIADSARAILDGHIVLSRTLADAGHYPAIDIEQSISRAMVNLIEPAQLDQIRRFKVLFARYQRSRDLISVGAYSPGSDPVLDQAINLYPRMEAFLQQQLTEQADFASSVSALSALFP; this is encoded by the coding sequence TTGACTCCGCTCCCCGACCACGTCGGGCGTTGGCAGCGTTTCCTCGATGGCTGCCAGCTTGCCGCCAGCTCAGCACAACCACTCTGGCCGGCCGGCCGCCTGACCCGAATCAATGGCCTCGTCATGGAAGCTTCGGGCCTGAAGTTGCCGCTAGGCAGTTCGTGCCACATATTCCCCGCCAACGGCGCACCGATCGAAGCCGAAGTGGTCGGTTTCGCCGGCGAAAAACTTTACCTGATGCCCTCCGATGACGTTTTCGGGCTGGCCCCCGGAGCCCGCGTCATCGCCTGCGATACCCCCAACCCGGCGCCCCGGGTAGACTTTCCAATCAAGCACAAACGCCGGGCCATCGATCGCGCCAAACAGGGGCCGGTTGGCGATGAACTCCTCGGCCGGGTTCTCGATGGTGTTGGCCGCCCGCTCGACAGCAAGGGGCCGCTCCGCTCGAACCTGACCCGCCCCTTGCAGAGTCGCCCGATCAACCCGATGACCCGGGCGGCCATTGAACATCCGCTCGACGTCGGCATCCGCTCCATCAACGCTTTGCTGACCGTCGGTCGTGGTCAACGCATGGGACTTTTCGCCGGTTCTGGTGTCGGCAAATCGGTACTTCTTGGCATGATGGCTCGCTATACCGAGGCGGAAGTGATCGTTGTCGGATTGATTGGCGAGCGTGGCCGGGAAGTGAAGGAGTTCATCGAGCAGATCCTTGGCGAAGAAGGTATGCGCCGGGCCGTGGTCGTCGCTGCGCCAGCCGATACTGGCCCGCTCATGCGACTGCAGGGTGCTGCCTACGCGACGACCATTGCCGAGTACTTCCGCGACCAGGGCAAACAGGTTCTGCTGATCATGGACTCACTGACCCGTTATGCCATGGCGCAACGGGAAATTGCCCTGGCCATCGGCGAGCCTCCGGCTACCAGAGGCTATCCGCCATCGGTTTTTGCCCGCTTGCCGCAGTTGGTCGAACGGGCCGGCAACGGCCCTGAAGGCGGTGGTTCGATGACGGCCTTCTATACCGTTCTGGCCGAAGGCGATGACCAGCAGGACCCGATCGCCGATTCGGCACGCGCCATTCTCGACGGCCACATCGTCTTGTCGCGAACGCTGGCCGACGCTGGACATTACCCTGCCATCGATATCGAGCAATCGATCAGTCGCGCCATGGTCAACCTGATCGAACCAGCGCAACTCGATCAGATTCGTCGTTTCAAGGTGCTTTTTGCCCGTTACCAGCGCTCGCGCGACCTGATTTCGGTCGGCGCTTATTCGCCGGGCTCCGACCCCGTGCTGGATCAGGCGATCAATCTCTATCCGCGCATGGAAGCCTTTCTTCAGCAGCAACTGACTGAGCAAGCCGATTTTGCGAGCAGCGTCAGCGCCCTTTCTGCGCTGTTCCCTTAA
- a CDS encoding flagellar assembly protein FliH, with translation MAGGVIPKDKLAGYQRWNIGSLDAKPVPHSQSPVDTASPTTAIPSPVPSPTEAHPAQSQTSTEEIERMHEEARANGYSLGYREGLEAGQQAMATTVAETTAHFAELLGNLQISLAHLDQHVADQVLSLSLEVAAQVLRGAINTRSELLLPVIREALTALPLHHAHVVVRLNSADAKLIREQIGEQLAQTGAQIIDDPEISPGGCLLVAGASEVDATIETRWKRVLESIGTNPSEWMSKP, from the coding sequence ATGGCAGGCGGCGTCATACCCAAGGACAAGCTCGCGGGCTACCAGCGTTGGAACATCGGTTCGCTCGATGCCAAACCGGTGCCACACAGCCAGTCGCCGGTCGACACGGCGAGCCCCACCACGGCCATACCATCCCCCGTCCCCAGCCCGACCGAAGCACATCCTGCGCAGAGCCAGACGAGCACCGAGGAGATTGAGCGCATGCACGAGGAGGCTCGCGCCAATGGCTACAGCCTCGGCTATCGCGAAGGACTTGAAGCCGGGCAGCAGGCCATGGCAACAACGGTTGCCGAAACAACGGCGCATTTCGCCGAGCTTCTTGGCAACCTGCAGATTTCCCTGGCTCATCTTGACCAACATGTCGCCGATCAGGTCCTCAGCCTTTCCCTCGAAGTGGCGGCGCAAGTCCTTCGCGGCGCAATCAACACCCGGTCCGAGTTGCTTTTGCCGGTCATTCGCGAGGCTCTAACCGCCCTACCGCTGCATCATGCCCATGTTGTCGTCCGCCTGAATTCGGCCGACGCCAAGTTGATTCGCGAACAGATCGGCGAACAATTAGCCCAAACAGGCGCCCAGATCATTGATGACCCGGAAATTTCGCCAGGTGGATGCCTGCTGGTAGCCGGAGCAAGCGAAGTCGATGCAACGATTGAAACACGCTGGAAGCGCGTGCTTGAATCCATCGGCACCAATCCTTCGGAATGGATGAGCAAGCCTTGA
- the fliG gene encoding flagellar motor switch protein FliG encodes MPPNDDGLERSATLLIALGEDNASEVLKHLGPREVQKLGHAMAALKSVPRTTVESVLDEFHKNAEEHSAVHVDTDNYIRSVLTKALGDDKASNLISRILQGGETSGIEGLKWMDATTVADLIKNEHPQIIATILVHLEHDHSSEILNHFTERLRNDVVLRIATLEGIQPTALRELNEAMMRILSGSTSVKRTAMGGVRTVAEILNFIGTANETSVVDAIREYDPDLAQKILDEMFVFENLMEIDDRSIQLILREVQSDSLILALKGASPDLREKIFKNMSQRAAEMLREDLESKGPVRLSEVEGEQKEILKVVRRLADEGQIVLGGAGGEQMV; translated from the coding sequence ATGCCTCCTAACGACGACGGCCTGGAAAGAAGTGCAACCCTGCTGATCGCGCTGGGCGAGGACAACGCTTCCGAGGTGCTCAAGCACCTTGGACCACGCGAGGTGCAAAAACTCGGGCATGCCATGGCGGCACTCAAGAGCGTGCCAAGGACAACAGTAGAAAGCGTGCTGGACGAATTTCACAAGAACGCCGAAGAGCATTCGGCCGTGCACGTCGATACCGACAACTACATTCGCTCCGTACTAACCAAGGCGCTGGGCGACGACAAGGCATCGAACCTTATTTCACGCATCCTGCAAGGGGGCGAGACTTCGGGGATCGAGGGCCTGAAATGGATGGATGCAACAACCGTCGCCGATCTGATCAAGAACGAGCACCCGCAGATTATCGCAACGATTCTGGTCCATCTCGAACACGACCATTCCAGCGAGATTCTCAACCACTTCACCGAGCGCCTGCGCAACGACGTGGTGTTGCGAATAGCCACGCTCGAGGGGATTCAGCCCACCGCCTTGCGCGAACTGAATGAAGCGATGATGCGCATCCTGTCCGGCTCAACCAGCGTCAAGCGGACGGCCATGGGGGGCGTCCGCACCGTTGCCGAAATTCTCAACTTCATCGGCACCGCCAACGAAACTTCGGTCGTCGATGCGATCCGCGAATACGACCCGGACCTCGCCCAGAAGATTCTCGACGAGATGTTCGTTTTCGAAAATCTGATGGAAATCGACGATCGCTCCATCCAGCTCATTTTGCGCGAAGTTCAGTCCGACTCCCTGATCCTTGCGCTCAAGGGCGCCTCGCCCGATCTGCGCGAGAAGATTTTCAAGAACATGTCACAGCGTGCCGCCGAAATGCTGCGCGAAGACCTCGAGTCGAAGGGACCTGTCCGCCTTTCCGAAGTCGAAGGCGAACAGAAGGAAATCCTCAAGGTGGTACGTCGCCTGGCCGACGAGGGACAAATCGTCCTTGGTGGCGCCGGCGGCGAACAAATGGTCTAA